The sequence ATTCGGAGAACCCGCATGAGACGCAGAACCTGCACCACTTTCCCAACGTTCTCTAGGTCCTCGTTCTCCTCCGCGGCCTCCTCGTCCGCTGTCTCCAGAGCTAAAGTGGCGTAAAATGGCAAAATGGAAGCGACGTCTATGATGTTCAAGGGGTTTGAGAGGAACTTCCTGCGAGAGGGGGCAACAATCAGCCTGATGATGAACTCTGTGGAAAAGCAGATGATGCAGACGACCTCCAGGATGGAGAGGACGGGGTCCTCAATGGGCCTGTCGTTGTCGTCCACCAGCTGGAACTCAGGCATGCTGTGGACACACATGGCAACAATAGAGGTCAAGACCACGCTGAGGGAGGCCACGGCGATGACTTTGGAGGCCGTGGAGTGACCGGGATCCTCCATCCTGAGCCAGATGTAGCTCCTCAGCTCTGCACACCAGACACCTTTGAACTTCTCCAGGTCTTTATCGAGAGCAGAGAGCTCCTCGAAGGACGAGTTGCAGCTTGGCTGCTGCATGTCGTCACTCCTGATGTCCCAGTCCCTGTCCTCGATGTAGTCCTTCCTCTCGTGGTACCAGTTGTTACAGCAGGTGCTCAGGTAGACCTCCTGGATGCCCCAGTACTCGATCTCCTGGCTGAAGGAGAAAACGCACACCTCTTCCATCATGTGGATACGTCCCGTTTGGTAGAAGTTGagcacacacaggaagacccggGGATTCCTGTCGAAGTAGTACTCCTTCTCGTCCTGGACGTAGTCATCGCACAGCTCCAGGATGGCCGCCTCGCTCTgacagcagaggagacgtgctAGGCGTGTGTGAGGGAAGCGTTGCAGCATGCTGGGAtccacttcatgtcgtactccTCCCACGTTGAGGTGGACCTGGTCCTCCTCATTCCCACGCCGGTGGAGAATTTGCCCATACCCCATCGTCCTGATGATACGCACAGAAACATTATGAGAATAAATGACTTCTGTAAATATTATTCTTTACAGTTTCATTACAAGCAAACGTCCCATGAGCATCTGAATATCTCAGGGCCGCGAGCGACACATTTATGTGGTCGGACACCCATCAAGACAAATTTGACGGCACTGTTTGTAGAACACATTAGTCctcagaagagaaaagaaaatcaatacaGCACACACAGGAAATGGCTTGTGCTGGAGTGAGTGAAGAGGCGTGAGGTACTGTCACTTCTTGCAGAGCTCAAGAGCAGGATTATCACGAGAGGAATCAAATTACCGAGTGGAGAAGACTAACTCAGAGGAAAATGGGAGGCAACAAGTTGAAACCGACCCCACACATCGCTCCAGGGACCGTTTCTCCAGCATGTGCACAGTTCTGTGTTGTCCTGTGATCATTCCCTTATCTCTTCTGCATGACATCAACATGCGTGGCTGCATGCACTCTGACTCTATTGACCTTTGCattagagaatctatggcattTTTGTCCCACTAAACCCTATTTCTTATTCAACACTTCTACTTTAAATGTCACTGAAGCGGAATGCAGAAGGTAAAGTTGCATCGTACCTGCACGTGGAGCCGGTCTTTCCATGAAAATAACTTTTATCCAGCTGTTTTAGTTTTGCACAAAAAAAGAACGCACGGCAGGtcggtggaggagggagagagggagagagggagagagggagcggtgCTGCGGCTTCAGGACGAggagagagactggaggagtgACGGAGGTTTGTTCCCTTATACTGGGAACAGGGAGGGgcgagagaggatgaggagagggaggaagagagggaggagagacagggaggagaggaagaaagggaggaagaaaggagaggaggagatgtagTAACACCCAGCTGTATTATTCATCTTTATCTTTCTATGAGCCTCTAACcagtggtgggatgtaacaaagtactACATTTACttacattttacttttactgcgTACAGAATATcaacaaatatctgtactttcgtTTTACAATCCactgtcacatgttcacattggGTGGCCTTTTTTTGACCACTCATAAATTGGCGCCAATTAACACTGTGGAGGTCAATTATATGTTGAACCACCAGAAAGAGTTCCTGATTCAATAAAGCCATTTTCCAGATGTGACTGGTGgatcttcatcctgagatatttgtagtTTAACCCGTGTTTGTCCCTTAAAATGAGAGACTAACGTCGTGAAAGCTGCACTTGGCTTGTGTTGGAGGGAAAACATTGCGACTAAAGGCCACTGACCACAGCTTGTCTGCGTCCCGGAAGAGAGAGGGCGGGCGAAAGTGAAGTAAACTCTGTAAACACTGACATTTCACTCCTGTGCCAAACCAGGCAGCAACACAGTGATCTGGCAGCAAACGCCAAATAGCAGCATAGCTCCACTGTGAGCTGTGGAGAGAGCAGCTGCAGACGCTGTGTTTAAACTGCCTTGACAACTTGTAATGTGGTCTATGTGAAGTCACCCCTGTGTCCTGGCCGAGGGTTTTTAGCACCTTCCATAAAACACATGCTACCATAATATGAAATGTGTTCTTCCTCCCTCCGAAGCACCAGCGTTGTCTGTACTTTAAGAATTAATGTGGCATTTGTAGCACTGGGGGAAATAGGGAAAAACACATTAAGGCACCTTTTAAGCTTGAAGGCTTGTTAATAAAAAGAGAGAACTACAGTGGCGCTGGGTAGAGCGCGAGTCTctgtatgaaaacacatttagagTCAATCGATCCGGATCATTCATTTGTTATCAGTCTCGCAAAAACTTTTCTTCCACAAGATTCATAAATTATTCTctaagaaatcaatgaaaatatcatttttttaaaaacaccttATCTtgcaaagtaaaagaaaagtgaaagagaaaggtcatggatctgccccctgatccgcaTCCACACCAAACTGTAATGGGTTCCTCCTCGTGTCGTTTTTTAACTCAATAAAACGTAGTCTCATATTCATCAGTGTCTGAATCTTATTAATTATTCATCCATTTATTGACACTTGTTCTTTGGTTTGCACATCACTTTTTAGATTTAGTAAAAATACTTTCACAATTCATAAAAGTTTGTGTCGCAGAAACATGAATATCTGATGTGTCTTGATAAGTTAGCCACACCTTTAACTTGCTCTTGTTCCATTATTTATTCCATGAATTTccttattcaaataaatatgttttctctGGTGAAGTTTGCAACGTAagagacagttttttttcctttattttggaGATTTGTACATGTTTTATGTCCTTGTAAAACATGTGAGTAATACAATCTCCCTGCACGTCACAGAGGCCACATGTCTTTACTCTTCACGATGCTTCTCTGGACCAATGAGTGTCAACCTTGGCTCGTCAAACCATTGGTGTGTCTTCTTGCTCCGTCTCCAAGACAGTCATCGTGTCCTCAGAGACCTTCCTACACTTTACATGTTTTCTATGTAGCTTCCTAACTCCACCTGGGATCCAACACAGACTGCTGAGGACTGTGTGTGAAGACCAACGAATGGTGGATCCTTCTCCGAATTCACTGTCGTAATAAGttaagataaaaataataaaacaatatagactgagtggaagaaaataaaacaaatctactaattattttagattttatgtATCTGTATTTGTGTAATACATCAAATATGTGGCCCTGAACGCCTTTGCTGACCTTATAATTTGTGTTTATGcttttattaattcatttaatttgctttttgaaatacatttatcataattattaattatttctcaCAGTTTTGAGTCTGATGtctttttatttgatgtgtatacgtgtatgtatttattatacTATGTTTTTTATTCTCGAGTGTTTCTACACTTGCACATTGTGGCTCTTAATGTTAAGACACCAAATAAAGTTaatcataacattttaaaaaactaaatcaacaaAATAGACCTAAACCACGGACTATGTGTATAAATAGAGGAATGTGGCCActcaaaaacagacaaagatataataaaaagtgtttttttagttGAAATCGACACCACCCGTCCTCTCAATTACCTCCATCAGCCGGTGATAGGATCCACCTGTGTTGAACAGGAACCTCCCACTCCCGCCCATCTACAAAATAACCAGAGCTCTGTGGTTCCCAGTGTTCCACCTCTACTGCCATGGCCTGTTCATACGGATTGGGGTTTGTCGTGTTTGTTTCTTGTCAAGTTTCTTGTCAAGTTTCCCTTGTTCACGGCTCCAGATTTGATTTAACACTGAAAATGATTCAATGTCTTTCAGGTGGTTTATTCTCCTGATAGCTGCTGTAAACATAGAAGCTCAAAAGAAACCAGCTATaagtatgttttattttattttctttggtcAATTGAATCagtgaatttagatttttaaacTCTACTGAATGGAATCTTGTTTAATCCCAGATATCAGCTCTAAATGTCTGGGGAACATCCTGCGTGTGGATGTTGGTCCACTTGGAGGGAAACAACTTGAGGTCGCTGTCGTCATAAGTAAGTCGACGTTTCTGACTTTATTCTTTTCAACTTTTAAAAGTCACTCTTTGTAAACTTCCCTCTTTTCCCCCTGCCCCTCAGATAACTCTAGCATCCTTATCACATCACGTTTGGCGTCTCAGTGTGGCTTCAGCATGAAGACGGACCAGCAGGGGAATGCCGTGATTTACGTCTCCCTGCACAGCTGCTTTGTTCACAATGTGGTAAAGAACAACTGGAGACGTGTGTTTTTGTCGAGCAGCGGCACCCATTGTGTCTTCAATGGGTTTTgagttgttttcctgtgttttattCTGCAGGACGACGCATTCACCACAACGTTAAATCTTCGCCTGAAGGGGAACCGGATGGCCGAGGACGAGCTGCACCAGGTGGCCGAAACCTGCCGCTACGCCGCCTGGAGCTCCAGGGAAATAGTGTGTGGGCGTAACTACATGGAGGCAAGTGAACGCTGCGGGACTCTTAGGGGTCATGTTCCAGTCTATATGATAAATAGCTTTATGATCCGTATTAGCATCAAGGCTACCACATTTGATGCCACTGTAAAAACGAGGGGAGAGGTGGATCATATCTAAAGTGGCCTCCTCTCTAGGTGTCTGTGAAAAGGGCGGCTCTAGACGACTATGCTGTGCCTGCAAATCCTCTCCTAGAGGTCAACACGAAGCTTGATCCTCGACGAGGGGCAGAGGTTAGATCCGCTTAatcaatcctttttcttttcatatatAATCTggaaaaaatttttttttgtatttaatggctttcccttcacacacagaaaaagcCCATGGACGCCGGATTCAGGATCACGTCCGTCGTGTTCTTCACCCCCGAGGAGAAGGTCATGACGGTGGCCGAGGCCCAGAGAAGTGGTTACGGGATCTCGAGCACTCCGTCGAGGCTGGTGCTGCGAGGCCCACACACGGCGTCTGAAATGTACACCCAGAATGTGAGTGGAGCGCAGGCCACGAAGTTACATGAACAAGGGTTGACCTACCAGCGCATCCAGATGATTTATTACCCTCAGCTCCCTGATTACACAATATGACTAAtctgcctttttttaaatcacttaatTTGTCTTGCATCCATTTGGCAAAGTTAAACACATCAGTAGACTTAATTTTATTAATGGCCCCCATTGTCGTGAATTACCAACATCCTCAGAAACTGGATTTTCCTCTACTACAGCGTTTGTCTATATTCTGCAACATTTACCCTCATTTCTTCCTGCAGGTAGCCGGCGTTCCGATGACGGTGCTCCAGACCTCCaccatctttgaaaaaaagtgGCTGACAACTCAGATCAATGCAGCAGCTGCCTGTCCGACCGTTGAGGGTAAAGAAAGCATTTTGAGAGCGGAGGACTTGACCTTATGACCCTGGAATCTAAAATCGAATTGATGATTTTCCTTTCTGTTTGATGTGCGTGTACCTGCTTTCGTTTACAGGCAGCGTTCACTTCACTCCCAACGCGATCACCTGGTTCCTGCCCCGGCACATCGACCCGCTGGTTACCGCCGGGCAGTTCAAACTGGTGGAGGTGCACGTGGGCGTCGATGGCGAGAGACTGGACGCCACTGAGATGGCTGCCAGGCGATACTCTCTCTCCGTCAATAACATTTACGTCATCCTCGAAATTCCTGTCGGTGCCACCGGTGGCTTCTTTAAGGTCTCTGGCACTGAACAGTTTGATTACAaattttgtttatattgttttcatGCATAATGTCAAACTCCAACAGTTCAGGAGATGATATAGCCTGAACCCACAGTGCTGGAGAGGCATTTTAGAAAGGCCATTTCAATAataatttacagttttatagttattaatcaacatttattgatttgtgtttCTTGACTTTCCAGGgttgagactttttttttttttttacttcaaaatctccaattaataataatttgcacatttatttcatCGTAAATTTAAATTCGTTCATTTAATATCTTAAACATATCAGGTTTTAATAATTCCACCCCTCAAatcacaaagtgctttacattttAATCTAATTTCTTTATTCCTCCACTCGATGCTTTTCTGGCTCCAGTTAACTTTCTATGGCTTCTGTGATTTCTTTATAATGGGACACGTCATTAGATTTGAGTTTAATgccatttttcctctttttttttttttttttttggcagagTCACATTCAGGACAATCAATACCTCACTTCTTACACGATAGAGCCGATGCTGGAGCTGCTCTGGACGGAGGAAACCACTCACGAGGTCACCAGTTACAAAGTCCTGTTTCCCATCGCCACGCCGTTACTGCCTCGACATGCACAGGTTATCGACAGTGAGTTTTTAAGATGTGTGGAGTTTTTAATGAATAAGTCCAACCTGCCCTCATTCCTGTTTGTGTGGCTCCCTCCCAGAAACCGTTCCGGAGGAGCGGATCTTCAAGGTGCTGATCGGCCCCTTCGGCTCCGACGTGACTCTCGTGAACGTCACCTTCCCCTCTGAGGTTTTGTCCGTCACCGACTGCAGCGCCCGGGGCTTCAACGTCCTGGAGCACACGTCCCCCAACAGCAGCTTGAAGGTTTTCACCCTCGACGTGCCCTTCACGGATCCTGTCGTGCAGCAAACGAGTGTGAGCTTCGACCTCAGCTTGGAAAATACggatataattatttattttttatatatattttggttgATCATCTTCTCCcccaacagagagaaaaggggaaggcagtgttttctcttcagctgaCCTTGGGCCTGCTGGTGCTGCCGGAGTTTGCGCCATTTTCTCAAGCAGCTAATCTGGAGGCCTCATTGGTTGACATAGGTCTGTTCTCTTAATGGATTTATTCAAAACGGCGAGAACAAGAGGAATTGATCTATAAAGCAAAAACTTTATCCTTTCAAAAGTAATGTTAACAAATGGTGACGAGGAACAAAGAATGAAACTATTAATGGTTTAATCTACATATTCGAAAAAAGAGTGAGAaggatttatttagttttttatctcACCCCAAGTCATTatctaaataataattatcTTGTTCTAAATCAACTTCCTATATATCTATAATTATATTGATTACCTGTGCTCTTTATTGTTTATATtgtgaaaatatatttagaCAATTAAAATAAGCTTTATATCAATTTATACAAGCTTTTACACCTACATACCCACATTCAAATATAAActaatttgcatttttatttagaGCAAAAAGAGTTTAAGATGAACTCAGGAACATAAACATTAAAAGACCAAATAAAGAAACTAGTcaaatcctctcctcctccctgaacCTTGTGAGCAACATGCCTTCTTCTA comes from Pleuronectes platessa chromosome 17, fPlePla1.1, whole genome shotgun sequence and encodes:
- the LOC128460332 gene encoding potassium voltage-gated channel subfamily S member 3; the encoded protein is MGYGQILHRRGNEEDQVHLNVGGVRHEVDPSMLQRFPHTRLARLLCCQSEAAILELCDDYVQDEKEYYFDRNPRVFLCVLNFYQTGRIHMMEEVCVFSFSQEIEYWGIQEVYLSTCCNNWYHERKDYIEDRDWDIRSDDMQQPSCNSSFEELSALDKDLEKFKGVWCAELRSYIWLRMEDPGHSTASKVIAVASLSVVLTSIVAMCVHSMPEFQLVDDNDRPIEDPVLSILEVVCIICFSTEFIIRLIVAPSRRKFLSNPLNIIDVASILPFYATLALETADEEAAEENEDLENVGKVVQVLRLMRVLRILKLARHSIGLRALGATVRHSYNEVGLLLLFLSVGISIFSALIYFAEKEDGSSDLGTIPSGWWWATITMTTVGYGDTCPVTFPGKIVATLCIICGLLVVALPITIIFNKFSKYYQRNKAMEGQGITKPVRKDPELPHYNIRDLYPFIGSITFRNSVSSAGDDTDASSLQDIEVYENDTCENQETK
- the LOC128460294 gene encoding uncharacterized protein LOC128460294; its protein translation is MACSYGLGWFILLIAAVNIEAQKKPAINISSKCLGNILRVDVGPLGGKQLEVAVVINNSSILITSRLASQCGFSMKTDQQGNAVIYVSLHSCFVHNVDDAFTTTLNLRLKGNRMAEDELHQVAETCRYAAWSSREIVCGRNYMEVSVKRAALDDYAVPANPLLEVNTKLDPRRGAEKKPMDAGFRITSVVFFTPEEKVMTVAEAQRSGYGISSTPSRLVLRGPHTASEMYTQNVAGVPMTVLQTSTIFEKKWLTTQINAAAACPTVEGSVHFTPNAITWFLPRHIDPLVTAGQFKLVEVHVGVDGERLDATEMAARRYSLSVNNIYVILEIPVGATGGFFKSHIQDNQYLTSYTIEPMLELLWTEETTHEVTSYKVLFPIATPLLPRHAQVIDKTVPEERIFKVLIGPFGSDVTLVNVTFPSEVLSVTDCSARGFNVLEHTSPNSSLKVFTLDVPFTDPVVQQTSREKGKAVFSLQLTLGLLVLPEFAPFSQAANLEASLVDIVAPSVSGGCDHENFYVLVQYGSEGINFQTLVGKQTLTPSLAHLYGFKENDTHFSLAVPFSAADAVFEAVESSSIKSRVDVTLKDPETNRNIHEFALSCKFPLTLTECLPNGTITVLAVKLESVPSLKPSELTLSDPSCGPVYSDDRHAFFVFTGNSCGTTRKFFSNVMLYENEISLPDELQPSQESETEEPEYELKISCYYDINTTRAVAFHPRPRRSEPFAENAKGELEVVMRIASDESYRSFHRSEDYPIPKYLQQPLYFEIELMRSTNPQVSLVLENCWATLKDDRTSKPRWNLIIDGCANPVDPYQVVFHPVWAEARVPYPSHVKRFEVQMFAFAEDQDNLSRQLFVHCDVAICDDRNGGVCNGQCSNQQNGIKGQRRAVSDAHSYKQVSSGPIKITQS